A genomic region of Pseudomonas sp. MPC6 contains the following coding sequences:
- the dnaE gene encoding DNA polymerase III subunit alpha, with translation MPASFVHLRLHTEYSLVDGLVRIKPLVKTLVGMNMPAVAVTDQNNMCSLVKFYKAAMGAGIKPICGADLWLSNKDPDNALSRISLLAMNAVGYRNLTELISRGFIDGQRNGSIIIEREWVAEASEGLIMLSAAKEGEIGLAMLSGNPAEAENLAREWMTVFPDRFYLEIQRTHRPNDEEQLHGAVALAEKIGAPLVATNDVRFIKQEDFAAHETRVCIGEGRALDDPRRSKNYSDQQYLKSAEEMAELFSDIPEALANTVEIAKRCNIEVKLGKHFLPNFPIPDGMTIDEYFRKVSFDGLEDRLSVLLPRDTTEDYEAKRQVYVDRLNFELDIIIQMGFPGYFLIVMDFIQWAKSNGVPVGPGRGSGAGSLVAYVQKITDLDPLEYDLLFERFLNPERVSMPDFDVDFCMDGRDRVIDYVAEKYGRNAVSQIITFGSMAAKAVVRDVARVQGKSYGLADRLSKMIPFEVGMTLEKAYEQEEILRDFIKVDEEAAEIWEMARKLEGVVRNVGKHAGGVVIAPTKLTDFSPIYCDEAGDGLVTQFDKDDVEAAGLVKFDFLGLRTLTVIDWALKTINRERAKVDEPPLDIAFIPLDDKPTYQLLQKAETTAVFQLESRGMKELIKKLKPDCLEDLIALVALFRPGPLQSGMVDDFINRKHGRAELAYPHSDYQYEGLKPVLAPTYGIILYQEQVMQIAQVMAGYTLGGADMLRRAMGKKKPEEMAKQRGGFIEGCTANNIDPDLAGNIFDLVEKFAGYGFNKSHSAAYGLVSYQTAWLKTHYPAPFMAAVLSADMHNTDKVVTLIEEIRTMKLRLDAPDVNTSEFKFTVNDEGRIIYGLGAIKGVGEGPVEAITEARQAGPFKDLFDFCARVDLKRINKRTLDGLIRSGALDRLGPYFHDEQKAYQANIDRNRAVLLNAMEGAIKAAEQTARTKDSGHVDLFGGLFVEEDADVYVNHRKAKELTLKERLKGEKDTLGLYLTGHPIDEYEGEIRRFARQRIIDLKPARDTQTVAGMIIALRVMKNKKGDKMGFITLDDRSGRIEASLFAEAFHSAQSLLQTDAMVVVEGEVSNDDFSGGLRLRVKRVMSMEDARTNLAESLRLKLQTKDLKGDQLRWLGELFKRHRGACPITMEYTSPDAKALLQFGETWRIDPADALIQALRDQFGRDNVFLQYR, from the coding sequence ATGCCGGCTTCATTCGTTCACCTACGCCTGCACACTGAATATTCCCTGGTCGACGGTCTGGTGCGGATCAAACCGCTGGTCAAGACCCTGGTCGGCATGAACATGCCCGCCGTAGCGGTCACGGACCAGAACAACATGTGTTCCCTGGTCAAATTCTATAAAGCGGCCATGGGTGCGGGGATCAAGCCGATCTGCGGCGCCGACCTGTGGCTGTCGAACAAGGATCCGGATAACGCCCTGAGCCGGATCAGCCTGTTGGCGATGAACGCCGTGGGCTATCGCAACCTGACCGAACTGATCTCCCGCGGCTTCATCGACGGCCAGCGCAATGGCTCGATCATCATCGAGCGCGAGTGGGTGGCCGAAGCCAGCGAAGGCTTGATCATGCTGTCGGCGGCGAAAGAGGGCGAGATCGGCCTGGCCATGCTCAGTGGCAACCCGGCTGAAGCGGAAAACCTGGCGCGCGAATGGATGACGGTCTTCCCGGATCGCTTCTACCTGGAAATCCAGCGCACCCATCGTCCCAACGATGAAGAACAACTGCACGGCGCCGTGGCCCTGGCCGAGAAGATCGGAGCGCCACTGGTGGCGACCAACGATGTGCGCTTCATCAAGCAGGAAGACTTCGCCGCTCACGAAACCCGTGTCTGCATCGGTGAAGGTCGCGCCCTCGACGATCCGCGACGTTCCAAGAATTACAGTGACCAGCAATACCTCAAAAGCGCCGAGGAAATGGCTGAGCTGTTCAGCGACATTCCCGAGGCATTGGCGAACACCGTCGAGATCGCCAAGCGCTGCAACATCGAAGTGAAACTGGGCAAGCACTTCCTGCCCAACTTCCCGATTCCCGATGGCATGACCATCGACGAGTATTTCCGCAAGGTTTCGTTCGATGGCCTGGAAGATCGCCTCAGCGTTCTGCTGCCCAGGGACACCACCGAAGATTACGAAGCCAAGCGTCAGGTCTATGTCGACCGGTTGAATTTCGAGCTGGATATCATTATCCAGATGGGCTTCCCCGGTTACTTCCTGATCGTGATGGACTTTATCCAGTGGGCCAAGAGCAACGGCGTGCCAGTCGGCCCAGGCCGTGGGTCGGGTGCCGGGTCGCTGGTGGCCTATGTACAGAAGATCACCGACCTCGATCCGCTGGAATATGACCTGCTGTTCGAACGTTTCCTTAACCCGGAACGGGTCTCCATGCCCGACTTCGACGTCGACTTCTGCATGGATGGCCGTGACCGTGTGATCGACTACGTGGCCGAGAAATACGGCCGTAATGCGGTGAGCCAGATCATCACGTTCGGTTCCATGGCGGCCAAGGCTGTGGTCCGTGACGTGGCGCGGGTGCAGGGCAAGTCCTACGGCCTGGCGGATCGTCTGTCGAAGATGATTCCGTTCGAAGTCGGCATGACCCTGGAAAAGGCCTACGAACAGGAAGAAATCCTCCGCGACTTCATCAAGGTCGATGAAGAAGCCGCGGAAATCTGGGAAATGGCGCGCAAGCTGGAAGGCGTTGTGCGTAACGTCGGCAAGCACGCCGGTGGTGTGGTGATCGCGCCGACCAAGCTGACTGACTTCTCGCCGATTTATTGCGATGAGGCGGGTGACGGCCTGGTGACCCAGTTCGACAAGGATGACGTTGAAGCCGCCGGCCTGGTGAAGTTCGACTTCCTCGGTCTGCGAACCCTGACGGTCATCGACTGGGCGCTGAAAACCATCAACCGCGAGCGCGCCAAGGTCGATGAGCCGCCGCTGGACATCGCGTTCATCCCGCTGGATGACAAACCGACCTACCAACTGCTGCAAAAGGCTGAAACCACCGCGGTGTTCCAGCTCGAGTCGCGCGGCATGAAGGAGCTGATCAAAAAGCTCAAGCCCGACTGCCTGGAAGACTTGATCGCACTGGTGGCCCTGTTTCGTCCGGGCCCTCTGCAATCGGGCATGGTGGATGACTTCATCAACCGTAAGCACGGTCGCGCCGAACTGGCGTATCCGCACTCGGACTACCAGTACGAAGGCCTCAAGCCGGTGTTGGCACCGACTTACGGCATCATCCTGTATCAGGAACAGGTGATGCAGATTGCCCAGGTCATGGCCGGTTACACCCTCGGCGGTGCGGACATGCTGCGTCGGGCCATGGGCAAGAAAAAGCCCGAAGAAATGGCCAAGCAGCGCGGCGGTTTCATTGAAGGTTGCACCGCTAACAACATCGACCCGGACCTGGCCGGTAACATTTTCGACCTGGTGGAAAAATTCGCCGGTTACGGCTTCAACAAATCCCACTCCGCTGCTTACGGCCTGGTGTCGTACCAGACCGCGTGGCTGAAGACCCACTACCCGGCACCGTTCATGGCCGCGGTGCTGTCGGCGGATATGCACAACACCGACAAGGTCGTGACCTTGATCGAAGAAATTCGCACCATGAAGCTGCGCCTCGACGCGCCGGATGTGAATACCTCGGAGTTCAAGTTCACGGTGAACGACGAAGGCCGGATTATCTACGGCCTCGGCGCGATCAAGGGGGTGGGTGAAGGTCCGGTGGAAGCGATCACCGAGGCGCGCCAGGCGGGTCCGTTCAAGGACCTGTTCGACTTCTGCGCACGTGTCGATCTCAAGCGCATCAACAAGCGCACCTTGGACGGGTTGATCCGCAGCGGTGCGCTGGATCGTCTCGGTCCTTACTTCCATGACGAGCAGAAAGCCTATCAGGCCAATATCGACCGTAACCGGGCGGTCTTGCTGAACGCCATGGAAGGGGCGATCAAGGCGGCCGAACAAACCGCGCGTACCAAAGACAGCGGTCACGTCGATCTGTTTGGCGGCCTGTTCGTCGAAGAAGACGCCGATGTCTACGTCAATCACCGCAAGGCCAAGGAATTGACCCTCAAGGAACGCCTCAAAGGCGAGAAAGATACCTTGGGCCTGTACCTGACCGGTCACCCGATCGACGAGTACGAAGGCGAGATCCGCCGTTTCGCCCGTCAGCGCATCATCGACCTGAAACCGGCCCGGGATACCCAGACGGTCGCGGGCATGATCATCGCCCTGCGCGTGATGAAGAACAAAAAGGGCGACAAGATGGGGTTCATTACCCTTGACGACCGCTCTGGCCGGATCGAAGCCTCGTTGTTTGCCGAAGCGTTCCATTCCGCACAGTCGCTGTTGCAGACCGACGCGATGGTGGTGGTCGAAGGCGAAGTGAGCAACGACGACTTTTCCGGTGGCTTGCGCCTGCGGGTCAAGCGGGTGATGAGCATGGAAGATGCGCGCACCAACCTGGCTGAAAGCCTGCGCCTGAAGCTGCAGACCAAGGACCTCAAGGGCGATCAGCTGCGCTGGCTGGGGGAGCTGTTCAAGCGTCACCGCGGTGCGTGCCCGATCACCATGGAATACACCAGTCCCGACGCGAAGGCCTTGCTGCAGTTCGGCGAGACCTGGCGGATCGACCCGGCGGACGCCTTGATTCAAGCCCTGCGTGACCAGTTCGGGCGAGACAACGTCTTCCTCCAATACCGTTGA
- a CDS encoding acetyl-CoA carboxylase carboxyltransferase subunit alpha, with protein MNPNFLDFEQPIADLQAKIEELRLVGNDNSLNIGDEISRLQDKSSTLTEDIFAKLTSWQIARLARHPKRPYTLDYIEHIFTEFDELHGDRHFSDDAAIVGGIARLDDQPVMIIGHQKGREVREKVRRNFGMPRPEGYRKACRLMEMAERFKMPILTFIDTPGAYPGIDAEERNQSEAIAWNLRVMARLKTPIIATVIGEGGSGGALAIGVCDQLNMLQYSTYAVISPEGCASILWKTAEKAPDAAEAMGITADRLKGLGIVDKVIGEPLGGAHRDPAKAAASIRAELSSQLSMLKKFDNEALLARRYERLMSYGL; from the coding sequence ATGAACCCGAATTTTCTAGATTTCGAACAGCCGATCGCCGACCTGCAAGCCAAGATCGAAGAGTTGCGCTTGGTCGGTAATGACAATTCGCTGAATATCGGCGATGAGATCTCCCGCCTGCAGGACAAGAGCAGCACGCTGACCGAAGACATCTTCGCCAAGCTGACCAGCTGGCAGATCGCACGCCTGGCGCGTCACCCGAAACGTCCGTATACCCTGGACTACATCGAACACATCTTCACCGAGTTCGACGAACTGCACGGCGACCGTCACTTCTCCGACGACGCGGCGATCGTGGGTGGCATTGCCCGTCTGGACGACCAGCCGGTGATGATCATAGGCCACCAGAAAGGCCGGGAAGTGCGCGAGAAAGTTCGCCGCAACTTCGGCATGCCGCGCCCCGAAGGCTACCGCAAGGCGTGCCGCCTGATGGAAATGGCCGAACGCTTCAAAATGCCGATCCTGACCTTCATCGATACGCCGGGCGCCTACCCGGGCATCGACGCCGAAGAGCGCAACCAGAGCGAAGCGATCGCCTGGAACCTGCGCGTCATGGCGCGCCTGAAAACCCCAATCATCGCCACCGTGATCGGTGAGGGTGGTTCCGGTGGCGCGCTGGCGATTGGCGTGTGCGATCAGTTGAACATGCTGCAGTACTCGACCTACGCGGTGATTTCGCCGGAAGGTTGCGCCTCGATTCTGTGGAAAACCGCGGAAAAAGCCCCGGATGCCGCTGAAGCCATGGGCATCACCGCCGATCGCCTCAAGGGCCTGGGCATCGTCGACAAGGTGATCGGCGAGCCGTTGGGTGGCGCACACCGTGATCCCGCCAAGGCGGCAGCCTCGATCCGTGCCGAGCTGAGCTCGCAACTGTCGATGCTGAAGAAGTTCGATAACGAAGCGCTGCTGGCCCGCCGTTACGAGCGCCTGATGAGCTACGGTCTCTGA
- a CDS encoding CTP synthase, with the protein MTRYIFVTGGVVSSLGKGIASASLAAILEARGLKVTMLKLDPYINVDPGTMSPFQHGEVFVTHDGAETDLDLGHYERFIRTTMTQNNNFTTGRVYEHVLRKERRGDYLGATIQVIPHITDEIKRRIIKGAGDADVAMVEIGGTVGDIESQPFLEAIRQLRFEVGAKRAMLMHLTLVPYIATAGETKTKPTQHSVKELRSIGLQPDVLVCRSDHPIDLSSRRKIAQFTNVEERAVIALEDADTIYKIPGILHAQGLDDFVVERFGLQCGGADLSEWEAVVDAKLNPEHEVTIAMVGKYMELLDAYKSLIEAMSHAGISNRTKVNLRYIDSEDIENQGTALLEGVDAILVPGGFGLRGVEGKITAVQFARENKVPYLGICLGMQVAVIEFARNVLGWKDANSTEFDRASGHPVVGLITEWEDATGAVETRTEASDLGGTMRLGAQDCLLEAGSLVHDCYAKDVIVERHRHRYEVNNNLLPQLIEAGLKISGRSGDGALVEVVEAPDHPWFVACQFHPEFTSTPRDGHPLFSGFVKAALVQHQKKA; encoded by the coding sequence ATGACGCGCTACATATTCGTCACGGGCGGTGTTGTTTCTTCATTGGGGAAAGGCATTGCATCGGCTTCATTGGCGGCCATCCTGGAGGCGCGGGGACTTAAGGTCACCATGCTGAAGCTGGACCCGTACATCAACGTTGACCCGGGCACCATGAGCCCGTTCCAGCACGGTGAAGTGTTCGTCACCCACGACGGCGCCGAGACCGACCTGGACCTGGGCCACTACGAGCGGTTCATCCGCACGACCATGACCCAGAACAACAACTTCACCACCGGCCGTGTCTACGAACACGTCCTGCGCAAAGAGCGCCGTGGTGATTACCTGGGCGCCACCATCCAGGTGATCCCGCACATCACCGACGAAATCAAGCGCCGGATCATCAAGGGCGCCGGCGATGCCGACGTGGCCATGGTCGAGATCGGTGGCACCGTGGGTGACATCGAATCGCAACCGTTCCTCGAAGCGATCCGTCAATTGCGTTTCGAAGTCGGCGCCAAGCGCGCGATGCTGATGCACCTGACGCTGGTGCCGTACATCGCCACCGCCGGCGAGACCAAAACCAAGCCAACCCAGCACTCGGTCAAGGAACTGCGTTCCATCGGCCTGCAGCCAGACGTGCTGGTGTGCCGTTCCGATCACCCGATCGACCTGTCCTCGCGCCGCAAGATCGCGCAGTTCACCAACGTTGAAGAACGTGCGGTGATCGCGCTGGAAGACGCCGACACCATCTACAAGATCCCGGGCATCCTGCACGCCCAGGGCCTGGATGATTTCGTCGTCGAGCGTTTCGGCCTGCAATGTGGCGGCGCCGATCTGTCCGAGTGGGAAGCCGTGGTCGACGCCAAGCTCAACCCCGAGCACGAAGTCACCATCGCCATGGTCGGCAAGTACATGGAGCTGCTGGACGCCTACAAGTCGCTGATCGAAGCGATGAGTCACGCCGGCATCAGCAACCGCACCAAGGTCAACCTGCGCTACATCGATTCCGAAGACATCGAAAACCAGGGCACTGCGCTGCTGGAAGGTGTCGACGCGATCCTCGTACCGGGCGGCTTCGGTCTGCGCGGCGTGGAAGGCAAGATCACTGCCGTTCAATTCGCTCGCGAAAACAAGGTTCCGTACCTGGGTATCTGCCTGGGCATGCAAGTGGCCGTCATCGAGTTCGCACGTAACGTGCTGGGCTGGAAAGACGCCAACTCCACCGAGTTCGATCGTGCCAGCGGTCACCCGGTCGTGGGCCTGATCACCGAGTGGGAAGATGCCACCGGCGCCGTCGAAACCCGTACCGAAGCGTCCGACCTGGGCGGCACCATGCGCCTGGGCGCACAGGATTGCCTGCTCGAAGCCGGCTCCCTGGTACACGACTGCTACGCCAAGGACGTGATCGTCGAACGTCACCGTCATCGCTATGAAGTGAACAACAACCTGCTGCCGCAACTGATCGAGGCCGGTCTGAAAATCTCCGGTCGTTCCGGTGATGGCGCGTTGGTTGAAGTGGTCGAAGCCCCGGATCATCCGTGGTTCGTCGCTTGCCAGTTCCACCCGGAGTTCACTTCGACGCCACGCGACGGTCACCCGTTGTTCAGCGGTTTCGTTAAAGCAGCTTTGGTTCAACACCAGAAGAAGGCGTAA
- the kdsA gene encoding 3-deoxy-8-phosphooctulonate synthase, translated as MAQKIIRVGDIEIANDKPMVLFGGMNVLESRDMAMQVCEEYVKVTEKLGIPYVFKASFDKANRSSVTSYRGPGLEEGMRIFQDIKQAFGVPIITDVHEPEQAAVVAEVCDIIQLPAFLSRQTDLVVAMAKTGAVINIKKAQFLAPQEMKHILSKCVEAGNDQLILCERGSSFGYNNLVVDMLGFGIMKQFEYPVFFDVTHALQMPGARSDSAGGRRAQVLDLAKAGISQSLAGLFLEAHPDPDNAKCDGPCALRLDKLEPFLAQLKALDDLVKSFPVVETA; from the coding sequence ATGGCGCAGAAGATCATCCGTGTAGGCGATATCGAGATTGCCAACGACAAGCCAATGGTGCTTTTCGGTGGCATGAACGTGCTGGAAAGCCGTGACATGGCGATGCAGGTCTGCGAAGAATACGTGAAGGTCACCGAAAAACTCGGTATCCCTTACGTGTTCAAGGCCAGCTTCGACAAGGCCAACCGTTCCTCCGTGACCTCTTACCGTGGCCCCGGCCTGGAAGAGGGCATGCGGATTTTCCAGGACATCAAGCAAGCCTTCGGCGTGCCGATCATCACCGACGTCCACGAGCCCGAGCAGGCCGCGGTCGTTGCTGAAGTCTGCGACATCATCCAGCTGCCGGCCTTTTTGTCGCGCCAGACCGACCTGGTGGTCGCGATGGCCAAGACCGGTGCGGTGATCAACATCAAGAAAGCCCAGTTCCTCGCGCCTCAGGAAATGAAACACATCCTGAGCAAGTGCGTGGAGGCGGGCAACGATCAGTTGATTCTCTGCGAACGCGGTTCGAGCTTCGGCTACAACAACCTGGTCGTCGACATGCTCGGCTTCGGCATCATGAAGCAGTTCGAATACCCGGTGTTCTTCGACGTGACCCATGCGTTGCAGATGCCGGGTGCTCGCTCCGATTCTGCCGGTGGTCGCCGCGCCCAGGTGCTCGATCTGGCGAAAGCCGGGATCAGCCAGTCGCTGGCCGGTTTGTTCCTCGAAGCCCACCCTGATCCGGACAACGCCAAATGCGACGGCCCTTGCGCCTTGCGTCTGGACAAACTGGAGCCATTCCTGGCCCAGCTCAAAGCGTTGGACGACCTGGTGAAGAGTTTTCCTGTCGTAGAAACCGCGTAA
- the eno gene encoding phosphopyruvate hydratase, with the protein MAKIVDIKGREVLDSRGNPTVEADVLLDNGIIGSACAPSGASTGSREALELRDGDKSRYLGKGVLKAVANINGPIRDLLKGTDPSDQKALDHAMIKLDGTENKGSLGANAILAVSLAAAKAAAQDQDLPLYAHIANLNGTPGVYSMPVPMMNIINGGEHADNNVDIQEFMVQPVGAKSFSEGLRMGTEIFHHLKAVLKARGLSTAVGDEGGFAPNLASNEDALKVISEAVANAGYKLGTDVTLALDCAASEFYEDGKYNLSGEGQVFTAEGFADYLKGLTERYPIISIEDGLDESDWAGWKILTDKIGEKVQLVGDDLFVTNTKILKEGIDKKIANSILIKFNQIGTLTETLEAIQMAKAAGYTAVISHRSGETEDSTIADLAVGTSAGQIKTGSLCRSDRVSKYNQLLRIEEQLNGKAKYNGRSEFRG; encoded by the coding sequence ATGGCAAAAATCGTCGACATCAAAGGTCGTGAAGTTCTCGACTCCCGTGGCAACCCCACCGTGGAAGCGGACGTGCTTCTCGATAACGGCATCATCGGCAGTGCTTGCGCGCCGTCCGGTGCTTCCACTGGCTCGCGTGAAGCGCTCGAGCTGCGTGATGGCGACAAGAGCCGTTACCTGGGCAAGGGCGTACTCAAAGCCGTCGCCAACATCAACGGTCCGATCCGCGACCTGTTGAAAGGCACAGACCCAAGCGACCAGAAAGCGCTGGATCACGCGATGATCAAGCTCGACGGTACTGAAAACAAAGGTTCCCTGGGCGCCAACGCGATCCTCGCCGTTTCCCTGGCTGCGGCCAAGGCAGCAGCACAGGATCAGGACCTGCCGCTGTACGCTCACATTGCCAACCTGAACGGCACCCCGGGTGTCTACTCGATGCCGGTTCCGATGATGAACATCATCAACGGTGGCGAGCACGCCGACAACAACGTCGACATCCAGGAATTCATGGTTCAGCCGGTTGGCGCCAAGTCTTTCTCGGAAGGCCTGCGCATGGGCACCGAGATTTTCCATCACCTCAAAGCCGTACTGAAGGCCCGTGGCCTGAGCACTGCCGTGGGTGACGAAGGTGGTTTCGCACCGAACCTGGCTTCCAACGAAGACGCTTTGAAAGTGATCTCCGAAGCCGTGGCCAACGCCGGTTACAAACTGGGCACCGACGTGACCCTGGCCCTGGACTGCGCGGCCAGCGAATTCTACGAAGACGGCAAGTACAACCTGTCCGGCGAAGGCCAGGTGTTCACCGCTGAAGGTTTCGCCGACTACCTCAAAGGCCTGACCGAGCGTTATCCGATCATCTCGATCGAAGATGGCCTGGACGAGTCCGACTGGGCTGGCTGGAAAATCCTCACCGACAAGATCGGCGAGAAAGTCCAACTGGTAGGCGACGACCTGTTCGTGACCAACACCAAGATCCTGAAAGAAGGCATCGATAAAAAGATCGCCAACTCGATCCTGATCAAGTTCAACCAGATCGGCACCCTGACCGAAACCCTGGAAGCCATCCAGATGGCCAAGGCCGCTGGTTACACCGCCGTGATCTCGCACCGCTCCGGCGAAACCGAAGATTCGACCATCGCCGACCTGGCCGTGGGCACCTCGGCTGGCCAGATCAAGACCGGTTCCCTGTGCCGTTCCGACCGTGTTTCCAAGTACAACCAACTGCTGCGTATCGAAGAGCAGTTGAATGGCAAAGCCAAGTACAACGGTCGCAGCGAATTCCGCGGTTAA
- the ftsB gene encoding cell division protein FtsB, protein MRSPNWLFLVLLLLLAGLQYRLWVGNGSLAQVAELTQQIADQHAENEGLLERNRVMDAEVSELKKGMETVEERARHELGMVKDGETLYQLAQ, encoded by the coding sequence ATGCGCAGTCCCAATTGGTTGTTCCTCGTCTTGCTCCTGCTGCTGGCTGGCCTGCAATACCGCCTGTGGGTGGGTAATGGCAGCCTGGCGCAAGTGGCCGAACTGACTCAGCAGATCGCAGATCAACACGCTGAGAACGAGGGCCTGCTTGAGCGCAATCGGGTGATGGACGCTGAAGTCAGTGAGTTGAAAAAGGGCATGGAGACCGTTGAAGAGCGGGCTCGTCATGAGCTGGGCATGGTCAAGGATGGTGAAACCCTTTACCAGCTGGCTCAATGA
- the ispD gene encoding 2-C-methyl-D-erythritol 4-phosphate cytidylyltransferase encodes MNPSLPAFWAVIPAAGVGARMAADRPKQYLQLGGRTILEHSLGCFLDHPCLKGLVVSLAVDDPYWPNLACAGDSRIQRVEGGAERSGSVLNALLHLHAQGADDEDWVLVHDAARPNLSRDDLDKLLSELADDPVGGLLAVPARDTLKRVDKQGRVVETVDRSVIWQAYTPQMFRLGALHRALADSLVADAVVTDEASAMEWAGLAPRLIEGRSDNLKVTRPEDLEWLRQRWANRR; translated from the coding sequence ATGAACCCTTCGTTACCGGCCTTCTGGGCCGTGATTCCTGCCGCGGGCGTCGGTGCCCGTATGGCCGCGGACCGTCCCAAGCAATATTTGCAACTGGGCGGGCGCACTATTCTCGAACACAGCCTTGGCTGTTTCCTTGATCATCCTTGCCTGAAGGGCCTGGTGGTCAGTCTTGCTGTCGATGATCCTTATTGGCCGAACCTGGCGTGTGCTGGCGATTCGCGTATTCAGCGGGTTGAGGGCGGTGCCGAGCGTTCCGGGTCGGTACTCAATGCGCTGCTGCATTTGCATGCCCAGGGCGCTGACGATGAAGATTGGGTGCTGGTCCACGATGCCGCGCGACCGAATCTGAGCCGTGATGATCTGGACAAGTTGCTCAGCGAGTTGGCGGACGACCCGGTGGGCGGTCTGCTGGCGGTGCCAGCACGCGATACCCTCAAGCGGGTCGACAAGCAGGGCCGTGTTGTCGAAACCGTGGACCGCAGTGTGATCTGGCAGGCTTATACGCCGCAGATGTTTCGCCTGGGTGCATTGCATCGGGCATTGGCCGACAGCCTGGTGGCGGATGCGGTCGTCACCGATGAGGCTTCGGCGATGGAGTGGGCAGGCCTGGCGCCACGTTTGATAGAAGGTCGGTCCGACAACCTGAAAGTCACTCGGCCCGAAGACCTTGAATGGTTGCGCCAGCGATGGGCTAACCGCCGCTGA
- a CDS encoding LysR substrate-binding domain-containing protein, whose protein sequence is MSENRWEGIDEFVAVAECGQFTAAAERLGVSSSHVSRQIVRLEERLQTRLLYRSTRRVTLTEAGQTFLQHCQRLQDGREEALRAVGDLTSEPKGMLRMTCAVAYGERFIVPLVTRFMGLYPQLRIDIELSNRQLDLVHEGLDLAIRLGRLQDSRLVAARLAPRRMYLCASPSYLERYGRPHSLSELSRHNCLIGSSDIWQLEQNGREFSQRVQGNWRCNSGQAVLDAALQGVGLCQLPDYYVLEHLNSGALISLLEAHQPPNTAVWALYPQQRHLSPKVRKLVDFLKEGLAERPEYRS, encoded by the coding sequence ATGTCCGAAAACCGCTGGGAAGGGATCGACGAGTTTGTAGCGGTCGCCGAGTGCGGCCAATTCACCGCTGCTGCCGAACGTCTCGGGGTTTCGTCCTCCCATGTCAGTCGACAAATCGTACGCCTCGAAGAGCGCCTTCAGACGCGGCTGCTTTATCGCAGCACCCGTCGCGTCACCCTGACTGAAGCCGGGCAGACGTTTCTACAACATTGCCAACGATTACAGGATGGCCGGGAAGAAGCCTTGCGAGCGGTCGGCGACCTGACCAGCGAACCCAAAGGCATGCTGCGCATGACGTGCGCCGTGGCTTATGGCGAACGCTTCATCGTGCCGCTGGTGACCCGCTTCATGGGGCTCTATCCGCAGCTGCGGATCGACATCGAACTGAGCAACCGCCAACTGGACCTGGTGCACGAGGGCCTGGACCTGGCGATCCGTCTTGGCCGCTTGCAGGACTCCCGGCTGGTGGCGGCACGCCTGGCACCACGGCGAATGTACTTGTGCGCATCACCGTCCTACCTGGAACGGTATGGTCGCCCGCACAGTCTGTCGGAACTGAGCCGGCATAATTGCCTCATCGGCAGTTCGGACATTTGGCAACTGGAACAGAACGGACGGGAATTTTCCCAGCGGGTACAGGGAAACTGGCGCTGCAACAGTGGGCAAGCGGTGCTGGATGCGGCGTTACAAGGTGTCGGGTTGTGTCAGTTGCCGGATTATTACGTGTTGGAGCATTTGAACAGCGGTGCGTTGATTTCGTTGCTGGAAGCGCATCAGCCGCCGAATACGGCGGTGTGGGCGCTTTATCCACAGCAGCGGCATCTGTCGCCGAAGGTGCGCAAGTTGGTGGACTTTTTGAAGGAGGGGCTGGCCGAGCGGCCGGAGTATCGCAGCTAG